A genomic segment from Alistipes senegalensis JC50 encodes:
- a CDS encoding Clp protease ClpP yields the protein MKSEIQINNSAEVCRIDIEGTIGIPEEWQFDDPEARVATYERFSKALQRIAGIEAPEVVVNIRSTGGDVNDALLIHDALRQLPARITTRCYGYTASAATIIAQAASEGCREISANALYLIHTAVCATEGNAAEIAGKLDLLHQTDARIAAVYAARSGRPAEEFEALMAENNGNGRWLSPEEAVAAGLADKVVETAGRSSSLARDIARGWERLLAGIGLRPGEEEPADRSVLHSGEEVRALQRRSAVVSDETRQRFGATVTQPREDPSYGDTVRSANERAYAEDARRFRG from the coding sequence ATGAAATCGGAAATCCAAATCAACAATTCAGCCGAAGTCTGCCGGATCGACATCGAAGGAACCATCGGCATCCCCGAGGAGTGGCAGTTCGACGACCCCGAAGCCCGGGTGGCGACCTACGAGCGTTTCAGCAAGGCCCTGCAACGCATCGCCGGGATCGAAGCCCCGGAAGTGGTGGTCAACATCCGCTCGACGGGCGGCGACGTGAACGACGCCCTGCTGATCCACGACGCCCTGCGGCAACTGCCGGCACGCATCACCACCCGCTGCTACGGCTACACGGCCTCGGCCGCGACGATCATCGCGCAAGCGGCCTCGGAAGGGTGCCGCGAAATCTCGGCGAACGCCCTCTATCTGATTCACACGGCGGTCTGTGCGACCGAGGGAAACGCCGCGGAGATCGCCGGAAAGCTCGATCTGCTGCACCAGACCGACGCCCGCATCGCCGCGGTCTACGCCGCCCGTTCGGGACGCCCGGCCGAGGAGTTCGAGGCCCTGATGGCCGAGAACAACGGCAACGGGCGCTGGCTGTCGCCCGAAGAGGCCGTTGCGGCGGGGCTCGCCGACAAAGTGGTCGAAACAGCCGGACGGTCGTCGTCGCTGGCCCGGGACATCGCCCGGGGCTGGGAGCGTCTGCTCGCCGGCATCGGCCTGCGGCCCGGAGAGGAAGAACCCGCCGACCGCAGCGTGCTGCACTCCGGCGAAGAGGTGCGGGCCCTGCAACGGCGCTCGGCCGTCGTGTCGGACGAAACCCGCCAACGCTTCGGAGCCACCGTCACGCAACCCCGCGAAGACCCCTCGTACGGCGACACGGTCCGCTCGGCAAACGAACGCGCCTATGCCGAAGACGCAAGGCGATTCCGCGGATAA